In the Variovorax sp. S12S4 genome, one interval contains:
- a CDS encoding benzoate/H(+) symporter BenE family transporter, with protein MSFFKDLSLSAFTAGFVAVLVGFTSSVAIVFQAAQAFGATPEIAASWMWALGIGMGLPSIVLSLWWRKPVMIAWSTPGAAVLAVAAGSYGMGEAVGAFIACAALIVLAGATGWFERVMNKIPMAIASALLAGVLARFGLDAFIAAKTALPLVLLMLGTYLVAKRLLPRYAVPLTLLVAIGFVAARGELSWSTVHFSLTWPVFTMPVFSWQAIVSLALPLFIVTMASQNLPGVATIRAAGYGDLPVSKLITITGLATLVLAPFGAFALNLGAISAAICMGREAHEDPARRYTAAASCGAIYVVIAFFGAAVIGLLTAFPKELVAAIAGLALLGTIGSGLAGAVRDEPHREAAIITFLVTLSGVAILGIGSAFWGVVAGALALAVQQAGRTKAKASAGKDIAASGNIAPDSSNMAATPGAGKTH; from the coding sequence ATGTCGTTTTTCAAGGATCTCAGCCTTTCGGCCTTCACCGCGGGCTTCGTCGCCGTGCTCGTGGGTTTCACGAGTTCGGTGGCCATCGTGTTCCAGGCCGCCCAGGCCTTCGGGGCCACGCCCGAGATCGCGGCCTCGTGGATGTGGGCGCTGGGCATCGGCATGGGCCTGCCATCCATCGTGCTGTCGCTGTGGTGGCGCAAGCCGGTGATGATTGCCTGGAGCACGCCGGGGGCGGCCGTGCTTGCCGTGGCGGCGGGGAGCTACGGCATGGGCGAGGCGGTCGGCGCCTTCATTGCGTGCGCCGCGCTCATCGTGCTGGCAGGCGCCACGGGCTGGTTCGAGCGGGTCATGAACAAGATTCCGATGGCGATTGCCTCGGCCCTGCTCGCCGGTGTGCTCGCGCGCTTCGGCCTCGATGCGTTCATTGCCGCCAAGACGGCGCTGCCGCTGGTGCTGCTGATGCTCGGCACCTACCTGGTCGCCAAGCGCTTGCTGCCGCGCTATGCGGTGCCGCTCACGCTGCTGGTTGCCATTGGCTTCGTGGCGGCGCGCGGCGAGCTGAGCTGGTCGACGGTGCACTTTTCGCTCACTTGGCCCGTGTTCACCATGCCGGTGTTCAGCTGGCAGGCCATCGTCAGCCTGGCTCTGCCGCTATTCATCGTCACCATGGCCTCGCAGAACCTGCCGGGCGTCGCGACGATACGCGCAGCAGGCTACGGCGACCTGCCGGTGAGCAAGCTCATCACCATCACCGGGCTGGCAACACTGGTGCTGGCGCCCTTCGGCGCGTTTGCCTTGAACCTGGGCGCCATCAGCGCCGCCATCTGCATGGGCCGCGAGGCGCATGAAGACCCGGCGCGGCGCTACACGGCGGCCGCAAGCTGCGGCGCCATCTACGTGGTGATTGCATTCTTCGGAGCGGCGGTCATCGGGTTGCTCACGGCGTTTCCCAAAGAGCTGGTCGCCGCCATTGCCGGACTGGCACTGCTGGGCACCATCGGCAGCGGGCTGGCGGGCGCGGTGCGCGACGAGCCGCACCGCGAGGCCGCGATCATCACGTTTCTGGTGACGCTCTCGGGCGTGGCCATCCTGGGCATCGGCTCGGCCTTCTGGGGCGTGGTGGCCGGTGCGCTGGCACTGGCGGTGCAGCAGGCCGGGCGCACGAAGGCAAAGGCCTCCGCCGGCAAGGACATCGCCGCTTCCGGCAACATCGCGCCAGACAGCAGCAACATGGCGGCCACACCCGGCGCCGGAAAGACTCACTGA
- a CDS encoding ABC transporter substrate-binding protein has translation MTRTIRLPRLSRRSLCLAAAAAATCLTAGTAFAAEPIKIGLVTALSGQSALAGEAITRGLTVAIDEINAKGGLLGGRKLELVRRDDEANPAKGVVSARELIFKEKVAVLFGGLDTPVSMAIVPIANQEKTPFMGPWAAGTPITRNGANPNFAFRVSAVDEIVNVGMLDYAQKTFKSSKFGMILVNNPWGESNEKGLHAALAAKGLKAVGVEKFDGNDVDVVPQLTRLKAAGADTLFMVGNVGPSAQVVKSLDRMGWQVPIVSHWGPAGGRFTELAGPNGKNVHFVQTYSFFGKQSPVGEKVIAALKAKYPAIKGPDDITPAVGVANAYDGMQLAALAIAAAGSTDGDAVRQGFYKIGKYEGLIKTYDKPFSTGVHDAVTSSDYVWAQFIDNRILPVGMAAAK, from the coding sequence ATGACCCGCACCATCCGCCTTCCCCGCCTGAGCCGCCGCTCGCTTTGCCTGGCCGCCGCCGCGGCCGCAACCTGTCTCACGGCGGGCACGGCCTTCGCTGCCGAACCGATCAAGATCGGCCTCGTCACCGCGCTTTCGGGCCAGTCGGCGCTGGCCGGCGAAGCCATCACGCGCGGCCTCACCGTCGCCATCGACGAGATCAACGCCAAGGGCGGTCTGCTTGGCGGGCGCAAGCTCGAACTGGTGCGCCGCGACGATGAAGCCAATCCCGCCAAGGGCGTGGTCTCCGCGCGCGAGCTGATCTTCAAGGAGAAAGTGGCGGTGCTCTTCGGCGGGCTCGACACGCCCGTGTCCATGGCCATCGTGCCGATTGCCAACCAGGAGAAGACGCCGTTCATGGGCCCCTGGGCCGCGGGCACGCCCATCACCAGGAACGGCGCCAACCCCAACTTCGCGTTCCGCGTTTCGGCGGTCGACGAAATCGTCAACGTGGGCATGCTCGACTACGCACAGAAGACCTTCAAGTCGAGCAAGTTCGGCATGATCCTGGTGAACAACCCATGGGGCGAATCGAACGAGAAGGGCCTGCACGCTGCGCTGGCGGCCAAGGGCCTGAAGGCCGTGGGCGTGGAGAAGTTCGACGGCAACGACGTCGACGTGGTGCCGCAGCTCACGCGCCTGAAGGCCGCGGGCGCCGACACGCTCTTCATGGTGGGCAACGTCGGTCCCTCGGCGCAGGTGGTCAAGTCGCTCGACCGCATGGGCTGGCAGGTACCGATCGTCTCGCACTGGGGTCCGGCGGGCGGCCGCTTCACGGAGCTGGCCGGCCCGAACGGCAAGAACGTGCACTTCGTGCAGACCTACAGCTTCTTCGGCAAGCAGTCGCCGGTCGGCGAGAAGGTGATCGCGGCGCTCAAGGCAAAGTACCCGGCCATCAAGGGCCCGGACGACATCACGCCGGCGGTGGGCGTGGCCAATGCCTACGACGGCATGCAACTCGCCGCGCTGGCCATCGCGGCCGCCGGCTCGACCGACGGCGACGCGGTGCGCCAGGGCTTCTACAAGATCGGCAAGTACGAAGGCCTGATCAAGACCTACGACAAGCCCTTTTCGACTGGCGTGCACGACGCGGTGACCTCGAGCGACTACGTATGGGCGCAGTTCATCGACAACCGCATCCTGCCGGTGGGCATGGCCGCGGCGAAATGA
- a CDS encoding polysaccharide deacetylase family protein, protein MTTRWPELLPSHGRFDYRPITRRPDYAWPNGARLAVYLGFNIEHFAFGDGLGACIGPASPQPDVLNHGWREYGNRVGAWRCLELFDALGLPTGALVNTALYDHCPELVGALVARGDELIGHGHSNAERQGALDEAHERALLVRCRERMLRESGQAPAGWLSPWISESALTPDLLAETGYGYTLNWCHDDQPVRMRTRGGGAIWSVPYPQELNDIPMIVGRLMDAKDFSAMVVDNFDEMREQARAQPLVMGLALHPYIVGQPYRLRHLRTALAHLARARDRGEIWFTTPGAIAAHVAQLAVGRPGEFD, encoded by the coding sequence ATGACGACGCGCTGGCCCGAGCTGCTGCCCTCGCACGGGCGCTTCGACTATCGGCCGATCACGCGCCGGCCCGACTATGCGTGGCCCAACGGCGCACGGCTTGCGGTGTACCTGGGTTTCAACATCGAGCACTTCGCGTTCGGCGACGGGCTCGGCGCCTGCATCGGCCCGGCCTCTCCGCAGCCCGACGTGCTGAACCACGGCTGGCGCGAGTACGGCAACCGCGTGGGCGCCTGGCGCTGCCTCGAGCTCTTCGATGCGCTCGGGCTGCCCACGGGCGCCCTGGTGAACACCGCGCTGTACGACCATTGCCCGGAACTGGTGGGGGCCCTGGTGGCGCGCGGCGACGAACTCATCGGCCACGGCCACAGCAATGCCGAGCGCCAGGGCGCGCTGGACGAAGCCCATGAACGCGCATTGCTCGTGCGCTGCCGCGAGCGCATGCTGCGCGAGAGCGGGCAGGCGCCCGCGGGATGGCTTTCGCCGTGGATCTCCGAAAGCGCGCTCACGCCCGACCTGCTGGCGGAGACCGGCTACGGCTACACCCTCAACTGGTGCCACGACGACCAGCCCGTGCGCATGCGCACGCGCGGCGGCGGCGCCATCTGGTCGGTGCCGTATCCGCAGGAGCTCAACGACATTCCGATGATCGTCGGCCGGCTGATGGACGCGAAGGACTTCAGCGCGATGGTGGTCGACAACTTCGACGAGATGCGCGAGCAGGCGCGCGCGCAGCCGCTGGTGATGGGCCTCGCGCTGCATCCGTACATCGTGGGCCAGCCCTACCGGCTGCGGCACCTGCGCACGGCGCTTGCGCACCTTGCACGCGCGCGCGATCGCGGCGAGATCTGGTTCACCACGCCGGGGGCGATTGCGGCGCACGTTGCGCAGCTCGCCGTCGGGCGGCCTGGGGAGTTCGACTGA
- a CDS encoding nuclear transport factor 2 family protein: protein MDTSAAPALTDPAAVVDEFLRLVMIPDPESASRYTAPGIRIRFTGNRPMRAPGDTSAFNARRYAWVKKKIERTEVVAGGTPEETVVYSLGTLYGAWPDGTAFEGNRYVDRYVVSHGLIVQMDVWNDSAEWLLVRAGLAVL from the coding sequence ATGGACACATCCGCTGCGCCCGCGCTCACCGACCCTGCCGCCGTGGTCGACGAATTCCTTCGGCTGGTGATGATTCCCGACCCCGAGTCGGCCTCGCGCTACACCGCGCCCGGCATCCGCATCCGCTTCACCGGCAACCGCCCGATGCGGGCACCCGGCGACACCTCGGCCTTCAACGCCAGGCGCTACGCATGGGTCAAGAAGAAGATCGAGCGCACCGAGGTGGTGGCCGGCGGCACGCCTGAAGAGACCGTGGTCTACAGCCTGGGTACGCTCTACGGCGCATGGCCGGACGGCACGGCCTTCGAGGGCAATCGCTACGTCGACCGGTACGTGGTGAGCCACGGCCTCATCGTGCAGATGGACGTGTGGAACGACAGCGCCGAGTGGTTGCTGGTGCGCGCCGGGCTGGCAGTGCTGTGA
- a CDS encoding branched-chain amino acid ABC transporter ATP-binding protein/permease, which yields MSGIGMRWLALAGLAAAMAAGVALAATVNGYYVFVLANVALFAIVGIGLNVLLGLTGQMSFGHVGFYAIGAYAVAILTGKAGWSFWAAWPAGALIAGAMGALLALPALRARGPYLAMITIAFGFIVEHAIVEARDLTGGQNGIMGIAGPVLGGFKQGERAAAMLAVLTAGVAVAAFAMLSRGGWGAAMRAVRDSETAAESIGLDPLRIKTVAFAVSALCAGAAGGLFAPLSGFVTPHTFGFGQSILFVLVVMIGGAGSVAGPLVGALVVGLLPELLASFEEYRLLIFGLLLLVVLWVAPEGAAGLWRRIAARIGKQPAEAPLATSGDTGLAPRARGAPIRTEGLTMQFGGVRAVGDLAFATQPGGITSLIGPNGAGKTTVLNMLSGFYRPTGGGFRLGESALQGQRAYRIARAGVARTYQTSQLFGSLSVEDNVALALGRGTLGPLLGARRFRSAAARAEARQLLAFCGYAGSARARAADLAHVDRRLVEIARALATAPQALLLDEPAAGLSREDKALLAALLQRIAAAGIGVLLVEHDMELVMGISDHIVVLDAGRRLAVGGVAAIQADPEVRKAYLGEALAADDAPAEGPAPRPPLPADAPELLGVGGLVAGYGAEPVLHGIDLRVRRGELVALLGANGAGKSTLMRSLAGLHRPVQGGIHIDGIELAGLAAERVVAHGLVLVPEGRQVFPELSVRDNIRLGAFLDGRDIEARTEAMLGRFPRLRERLHQRAGLLSGGEQQMLAIARGLMSKPRVLLLDEPSLGLAPKIIAELFKALYGLRAEGLTVVLVDQMAALALALCDRAYVIEGGRIAAEGSAAEIAADGALARAYLGSA from the coding sequence ATGAGCGGCATCGGCATGCGCTGGCTCGCGCTGGCAGGGCTCGCGGCGGCCATGGCGGCGGGCGTGGCGCTCGCGGCCACGGTCAACGGCTACTACGTTTTCGTGCTCGCCAATGTTGCGCTCTTCGCCATCGTGGGCATCGGGCTCAACGTGCTGCTCGGGCTCACGGGGCAGATGTCCTTCGGCCATGTGGGCTTCTATGCCATCGGCGCCTACGCGGTCGCCATCCTCACGGGCAAGGCTGGCTGGAGCTTCTGGGCCGCCTGGCCCGCGGGCGCGCTGATCGCCGGTGCCATGGGCGCATTGCTCGCGCTGCCGGCGCTGCGCGCTAGGGGCCCTTACCTTGCGATGATCACCATCGCCTTCGGCTTCATCGTCGAGCATGCCATCGTCGAGGCGCGCGACCTCACGGGCGGGCAGAACGGCATCATGGGCATTGCGGGGCCCGTGCTCGGCGGTTTTAAGCAAGGCGAGCGCGCGGCCGCAATGCTCGCGGTGCTCACGGCGGGCGTGGCGGTCGCGGCCTTTGCGATGCTCTCGCGCGGCGGCTGGGGCGCTGCGATGCGTGCGGTGCGCGACAGCGAAACCGCGGCCGAATCGATCGGCCTCGATCCGCTGCGCATCAAGACCGTGGCCTTTGCCGTCTCGGCGCTCTGCGCGGGCGCGGCCGGCGGGCTGTTCGCGCCGCTCTCGGGTTTCGTGACGCCGCACACCTTCGGCTTTGGCCAATCGATTTTGTTTGTGCTCGTGGTGATGATCGGCGGGGCTGGGTCTGTCGCGGGCCCGCTGGTAGGCGCGCTGGTCGTGGGCTTGCTGCCGGAGCTGCTCGCGAGCTTCGAGGAATACCGGCTGCTCATATTCGGCCTGCTCTTGCTGGTGGTGCTCTGGGTTGCACCCGAGGGGGCCGCCGGGCTCTGGCGCCGCATTGCAGCGCGCATCGGCAAGCAGCCCGCCGAAGCGCCGCTTGCGACCAGTGGAGATACGGGGCTCGCGCCGCGCGCAAGGGGCGCGCCGATCCGCACCGAGGGCCTCACGATGCAGTTCGGCGGCGTGCGCGCGGTGGGCGACCTGGCCTTTGCCACGCAGCCTGGCGGCATCACCAGCCTGATCGGTCCCAACGGTGCCGGCAAGACCACCGTGCTGAACATGCTGAGCGGGTTCTACCGGCCCACCGGCGGTGGTTTTCGCCTGGGCGAGTCGGCCCTGCAAGGGCAGCGTGCCTACCGCATTGCGCGCGCCGGCGTGGCGCGCACCTACCAGACCTCGCAGCTCTTCGGCAGCCTCAGCGTGGAAGACAACGTGGCGCTCGCGCTCGGCCGTGGCACGCTCGGGCCGCTGCTCGGCGCGCGGCGTTTCCGCTCGGCGGCGGCGCGTGCCGAGGCGCGGCAGCTGCTCGCGTTCTGCGGCTATGCGGGGTCGGCGCGGGCGCGGGCCGCCGATCTCGCGCACGTCGACCGGCGCTTGGTCGAGATCGCACGGGCGCTGGCCACCGCGCCGCAAGCGCTCTTGCTCGACGAGCCCGCGGCCGGCCTCTCGCGCGAAGACAAGGCGCTGCTTGCGGCGCTGCTGCAGCGCATCGCGGCCGCGGGCATCGGCGTGCTGTTGGTCGAGCACGACATGGAGCTTGTGATGGGCATCTCGGACCACATCGTGGTGCTCGACGCCGGTCGCAGGCTGGCCGTGGGCGGCGTGGCCGCGATCCAGGCCGACCCCGAGGTGCGCAAGGCCTACCTCGGCGAAGCCCTGGCGGCGGACGATGCGCCGGCGGAGGGCCCGGCGCCGCGCCCGCCGCTGCCGGCCGATGCGCCCGAGCTGCTCGGCGTCGGCGGCCTTGTCGCCGGCTACGGCGCGGAGCCGGTGCTGCACGGCATCGACCTGCGCGTGCGGCGCGGCGAACTGGTGGCGCTGCTCGGCGCCAACGGCGCGGGCAAATCGACATTGATGCGTTCGCTCGCGGGCTTGCACCGGCCGGTGCAGGGCGGCATCCATATCGACGGCATCGAGCTCGCGGGCCTGGCGGCCGAACGCGTGGTGGCGCATGGCCTGGTGCTGGTGCCCGAAGGCCGGCAGGTGTTTCCCGAGCTCAGCGTGCGGGACAACATCCGCCTGGGCGCGTTTCTCGACGGGCGCGACATCGAGGCGCGCACCGAGGCCATGCTCGGGCGCTTTCCGCGCCTGCGCGAGCGGTTGCACCAGCGCGCCGGCCTGCTTTCGGGCGGCGAGCAGCAGATGCTGGCAATTGCGCGCGGCCTGATGTCGAAGCCGCGCGTGCTGCTGCTCGACGAGCCCTCGCTGGGCCTGGCACCGAAGATCATCGCCGAGCTGTTCAAGGCGCTCTACGGGCTGCGGGCCGAGGGGCTGACGGTGGTGCTGGTCGACCAGATGGCGGCCCTTGCGCTCGCGCTGTGCGACCGTGCCTACGTGATCGAGGGCGGGCGCATCGCGGCCGAAGGCAGTGCGGCCGAGATCGCGGCCGACGGGGCGCTCGCGCGGGCCTACCTCGGTTCGGCCTGA
- a CDS encoding PepSY-associated TM helix domain-containing protein, producing MRAFATTVHRWAGLAVALFLIVSGLTGAVISWDHEIDGWLNSELYDTESRGPFRDPFELAAAVEADDPRARVAYMPLGFEEGHAAGYFVQPRTDPATGKPYQLGYNRVYVDPVTAEIRGRRDSTAISLKPETLMPFLRKLHYMLHVPAVWGTDRLGYWIMGGVALVWLLDSFFALYLTTPRRQRQAAHPEHRAALEWWRRWKPAWAVRWAAGGYKLNFDLHRAGGLWLWALIIIVAFTSFSLNLYKEIFHPMLSLVSKTTPGPSSLVPLAPLGTRIEPAIGFRQIVADAEAEARRRGWTTPLGGVFYNQRGGFYNVSFFDHASHDDSDGMGLSNLYLDGRDGRVISSNRPWHGTAADVFAQLQLPLHGGRILGLPGRILMSLMGLVVAGLSVTGIVIWWRKRRARLLQTRRQREVAAQPHHLGTPAPR from the coding sequence ATGCGCGCCTTTGCGACGACAGTGCACCGCTGGGCGGGCCTCGCGGTTGCACTGTTCCTCATTGTCTCGGGCCTGACCGGCGCCGTGATCTCGTGGGACCACGAGATCGACGGCTGGCTCAACAGCGAGCTCTACGACACCGAATCGCGCGGGCCGTTCCGCGATCCGTTCGAGCTGGCCGCGGCGGTGGAGGCCGACGACCCGCGCGCGCGGGTCGCGTACATGCCGCTCGGTTTCGAGGAAGGCCATGCGGCCGGCTACTTCGTGCAGCCGCGCACCGACCCCGCCACCGGCAAGCCCTACCAACTCGGCTACAACCGCGTGTACGTCGATCCCGTGACGGCCGAGATCCGCGGCCGGCGCGACTCGACCGCGATCTCGCTCAAGCCCGAAACGCTGATGCCCTTCTTGCGCAAGCTGCACTACATGCTGCACGTGCCGGCCGTCTGGGGCACCGACCGGCTGGGCTACTGGATCATGGGCGGCGTGGCGCTGGTGTGGCTGCTCGACAGCTTCTTTGCGCTGTACCTCACCACGCCGCGGCGCCAGCGGCAGGCCGCGCATCCCGAGCACCGCGCCGCGCTCGAATGGTGGCGGCGCTGGAAGCCGGCCTGGGCCGTGCGTTGGGCGGCCGGCGGCTACAAGCTCAACTTCGACCTGCACCGTGCGGGCGGGCTGTGGTTGTGGGCGCTGATCATCATCGTCGCCTTCACCTCGTTCTCGCTGAATCTCTACAAGGAGATCTTCCACCCGATGCTGTCGCTGGTGTCGAAGACCACGCCCGGGCCGTCGTCGCTGGTGCCGCTCGCGCCGCTGGGCACGCGCATCGAACCCGCGATCGGCTTCCGCCAGATCGTTGCCGACGCCGAGGCCGAGGCGCGCCGGCGCGGCTGGACCACGCCGCTGGGTGGTGTGTTCTACAACCAGCGCGGCGGCTTCTACAACGTGTCGTTCTTCGACCACGCCTCGCACGACGACAGCGACGGCATGGGCCTGTCGAACCTCTACCTGGACGGCCGCGACGGCCGCGTCATCAGCAGCAACCGGCCATGGCACGGCACGGCAGCCGATGTGTTCGCGCAGCTGCAATTGCCGCTGCACGGCGGGCGCATCCTGGGACTGCCGGGACGCATCCTGATGTCGCTCATGGGGCTGGTGGTGGCGGGCCTGTCCGTCACGGGCATCGTGATCTGGTGGCGCAAGCGGCGCGCGCGGCTGCTGCAGACACGGCGGCAGCGCGAAGTGGCGGCACAGCCGCACCACCTCGGCACCCCGGCGCCGCGCTGA
- the gshB gene encoding glutathione synthase — MKNILFVADPLDLFKIYKDTTFSMMREAQRRGYRIAACLPQDIQWKSGGQVTATVQQITLTGDARDWYRVDISEAKALKDFDAVLMRKDPPFDAEYIYATHLLEQAEREGARVVNKPSALRDHPEKLAIMEFPQFVTPTLVTRSAQAVRDFHAEHGDIILKPLDGMGGMGIFRVKQDALNLGSIVETLNKNGAETIMVQRFVPEVAQGDKRILIIAGEPAPFVLARIPQGTEVRGNLAAGGKGVAQPLTARNREIAEAIGRVLAPRGLLLIGLDVIGDSVTEINVTSPTCFQEITEQTGFDVPKMFIDALEAHLAAAVS, encoded by the coding sequence ATGAAAAACATCCTCTTCGTCGCCGACCCGCTCGACCTTTTCAAGATCTACAAGGACACCACCTTCTCGATGATGCGCGAGGCCCAGCGCCGCGGCTATCGCATCGCGGCCTGCCTGCCGCAGGACATCCAGTGGAAGTCGGGCGGGCAGGTCACCGCCACGGTGCAGCAGATCACGCTCACCGGAGACGCAAGGGACTGGTACCGCGTCGATATCAGCGAGGCCAAGGCGCTGAAGGACTTCGACGCCGTGCTGATGCGCAAGGATCCGCCCTTCGACGCCGAATACATCTATGCCACGCACCTGCTCGAGCAGGCCGAACGCGAAGGCGCGCGCGTGGTCAACAAGCCGAGCGCGTTGCGCGACCACCCCGAGAAGCTCGCGATCATGGAGTTTCCGCAGTTCGTCACGCCCACGCTGGTCACGCGCAGCGCGCAGGCCGTGCGCGACTTTCATGCCGAGCATGGCGACATCATCCTCAAGCCGCTCGACGGCATGGGCGGCATGGGCATCTTCCGCGTGAAGCAGGACGCGTTGAACCTCGGCTCCATCGTCGAGACGCTCAACAAGAACGGCGCCGAGACCATCATGGTGCAGCGCTTCGTGCCAGAGGTGGCTCAGGGCGACAAGCGCATCCTGATCATTGCGGGCGAGCCCGCGCCCTTCGTGCTGGCGCGCATTCCGCAAGGCACCGAGGTGCGCGGCAACCTGGCAGCCGGCGGCAAGGGCGTGGCGCAGCCGCTCACGGCGCGCAACCGCGAGATCGCCGAGGCCATTGGCCGGGTGCTCGCGCCGCGCGGGCTGCTCCTGATCGGGCTCGACGTGATCGGCGACTCGGTCACCGAGATCAACGTGACGAGCCCGACCTGCTTCCAGGAGATCACCGAGCAGACCGGCTTCGACGTGCCGAAGATGTTCATCGATGCGCTCGAGGCGCACCTGGCCGCGGCAGTTTCCTAG
- a CDS encoding branched-chain amino acid ABC transporter permease, with translation MMLLSAWISGLGLGSMYGLIALGFHVTYAVSGTVNFAQGSAMMLGAVFTFWFAQTLGWPMPLAVLLALALCGAYGLLVELAAVRPFASRGSEAWLMATVALGMVVDNLVMFTFGKEPRSLPSPLAVTPLQVGEVGLGVYPLQLLIPLAGLALAAVLHLVARRTRWGIGMLAVVQNPAAARLMGIPIRRAVAAAFALSAVLAGVAGVLIAPLFNVQADMGTLFGLKAFAVAILGGITSAWGVMGAGLLFGLAEALITATLGSGYTQILTFGLVIAVLALRPQGLFGRAAVKKV, from the coding sequence ATGATGCTGCTGTCCGCCTGGATCAGCGGGCTGGGGCTCGGCAGCATGTACGGGCTGATTGCGCTCGGCTTCCACGTGACCTATGCCGTCTCGGGCACCGTCAACTTCGCGCAGGGCAGCGCAATGATGCTGGGCGCGGTCTTCACCTTCTGGTTTGCGCAGACGCTGGGCTGGCCGATGCCGCTCGCGGTGCTGCTGGCGCTCGCACTCTGCGGCGCCTATGGCCTCCTGGTCGAGCTCGCGGCCGTGCGGCCTTTCGCTAGCCGCGGTTCCGAAGCCTGGCTGATGGCGACGGTTGCGCTCGGCATGGTGGTCGACAACCTGGTGATGTTCACCTTCGGCAAGGAGCCGCGCAGCTTGCCTTCGCCGCTCGCGGTCACGCCGCTGCAGGTGGGCGAGGTGGGGCTTGGCGTGTATCCGCTGCAGTTGCTCATTCCGCTCGCGGGCCTGGCGCTTGCGGCGGTGCTGCACCTGGTGGCGCGCCGCACGCGCTGGGGCATCGGCATGCTGGCCGTGGTGCAGAACCCCGCGGCCGCGCGGCTCATGGGCATTCCGATCCGCCGCGCGGTGGCCGCGGCCTTTGCGCTGTCGGCGGTGCTCGCGGGCGTGGCGGGCGTGCTGATCGCGCCGCTCTTCAATGTGCAGGCCGACATGGGCACGCTGTTCGGGCTCAAGGCCTTTGCGGTCGCGATCCTCGGCGGCATCACCAGTGCATGGGGCGTGATGGGCGCGGGCCTGCTGTTCGGCCTGGCGGAGGCGCTGATCACCGCCACGCTCGGCTCGGGCTACACGCAGATCCTGACCTTCGGCCTCGTGATCGCGGTGCTCGCGCTCCGGCCGCAGGGGCTCTTCGGCCGCGCGGCGGTGAAAAAGGTATGA